The sequence TCCTCGAGAACGCATGACACGCATTCATGTCATAATGTTTGGCTGAGGATGtattgtttgttgttattgtgacTGTCAAGGCATTTATGACGCACCACAGAGACCAAGACAAATTTCCCTGAGCGGGACAATAAAGTTCATCGTATCGTATGTCCCTCTAACGCTCTgccttctctttcccctctagtgggaggaggtgagcggctACGACGATGCCATGAACCCCATCAGGACGTACCAGGTGTGCAACGTCCGTGAGATCAACCAGAACAACTGGCTCCGCAGCGACTTTGTCCCGCGCAAGGACGTGCTGCGCGTGTACGTGGAGATGAAGTTCACCGTCCGCGACTGCAACAGCATCCCCAACATCCCCGGCTCCTGCAAGGAAACCTTCAACCTCTTCTACTACGAGTCGGACTCGGACTCGGCCACGGAAACCAGCCCCTTCTGGATGGAGAACCCGTACGTCAAAGTGGACACTATCGCACCAGACGAGAGCTTCTCCATGCTCGAGTCGGGCCGGGTCAACACCAAGGTTCGGAGTTTCGGTCCTCTCTCGAAGGCGGGCTTCTACTTGGCCTTCCAGGACCTGGGAGCGTGCATGTCCCTCATTTCGGTGAGGGTCTTCTATAAGAAGTGTTCCACCACCATCGCGAACTTCGCCGTGTTCCCCGAAACGGCGACCGGGGCGGAGGCGACTTCTCTGGTCATTGCCCCTGGGACTTGCGTGTCCAACGCCTTGGAGGTGTCCGTGCCCCTCAAGTTGTACTGCAACGGGGACGGCGAGTGGATGGTTCCTGTCGGCTCCTGCACATGCGCATCTGGATTCGAGCCCGCCATGAAGGACACCCAGTGTCAAGGTCAGTTTTGTCGGCCATTTTGTGAGTTAATTGCTATTTTCCTCCAGGCTACTCATCTGCATTTTTTTTccattttttttaagaaatcCGTTTGTGACAAGGATCAACCACTATAAGATATAGAACACATTCCAGTGGTAAAGGGAGTGTCTATGTCTTTGACCGCCATACGGCCAGACAGCGAGTTAATATATAAACGCAAGTACGTGGGCAGCTGTCAGTTTATGACACTAACACGGCCTCACAGGTCTAGGTGTGATCGAGAACATGACAGGTTCACCGAGGTTCAGCCGAAGGTGAATAAAAACAGCCAACGCCAGAAATGGAGTGCAGGTGACagcaaggggaggaggaggaaggatgaggCGGGCGCATGTGGAATTTCGAACGCTGGGGGCCACGGGTCAAACGGAGAGTAGGGGGAGATGAGGCGCAGGGGCTGTCAGATTTATGGATTGGCAGTCTCAAAAGTGACGCgtctctcgggggggggggggggggggggggggtgcgcgcgtgtgtgtttatgtgtgtcagCATGGAACTGTAACCGTGCAAAGAGGGTGCCAAGGTTTTTTCCAGAACGTGGAAACAGAGGGTAGAAAAGGAAGAAAGATTAAAAGGATGACACAGGGATCGAATGAGGGGTTCAGGCTGATAGTCccatggtggggtggggtgtggcgAATGTGTGCCCACCTTTAGGGGCAGTGTGAGAAGGCGCAGTAAATCAATTACAGGGTGCGTGGTTAAAAAGTCATTTGTTTGCTCGTGGCAGCCCAAGGTTAAAGCCCTGGCGACTGCGCCCGCTAAAAAGCTCTCTAATCAAGTCTACCGGAAATCACGGGGGataaatccctctctctctttctctctctctcgaatgCGTCGCGTGAACCCTTTTTTGACACACTCATATTTTCTCCCCCCTGACTCTCTCACGCACCCGATCTCCTTTCACTGCATTCGCCCTCCTTCCCTCCGCGTtagtgtctccctctcctcatccctccgtcCTCTCTGTTGCCCTCCTCTTCTAACGTGAAGGCCATAGCTCTCATTAATACTCCACCACAGCACAGTAAGGAGGACATGAACATGAATATTAATTGAcgcgttctttttttttttttttttttttactcctccAGCTccgcatttttttttttttaatcctcaTTCTTTTTTGCCCCTCTTTTTTTCCCGCACATCCAATTTTCTGCATACATTCTAATCAGTTCCTTAAGCCCTGTGCTCTGCATGAGAGGGTAAGAGACagaaaaggggaaagagagagagagagagagagagagagagagagaaagagagagagagagagagagagagagagagagagagagagagagagagagagagagagagagagagaaagagaaagagggagctgCTAAAAGAGCCTGCAGGATTAGCatattctcttcctcttcctctctctttttctatctctcacCCCATTCCCCTGTCAGTAGTGCTgctgaaaggagagggaggataaaAGGAAAGGAATGACTTCTTACCTCACTGGAAGCGATTGATCAGCACTTTTAGTCCTTCGCAGAACAACTTGGCCTCTTTAAAGGGGAAGCTCTGCTAGATCTTTTTTGGGTGCCTTAATCAAATGCTCCATCTCTTGGTCTTGCCTTCGCTTGTAAACAGAATTGCATTCTGCAGCTGTCATTTGTAAAGCTCATTAAGTTCAGTAATTGTATCCTAAAGGTTGAACTGGAATTCATTTCCTGTTACAGGAGCTCAGCACCCACATTGGAAGCTGTTACTTTTCTACCAGCTAACACCCGGTCAAATATTATTTTTGGGCCATATCATCTGTTAGCACTTCCTGTTCGCAATCATTGCAAAGGCTTTGATTAATGGTGGAAGAATAAACACACTCAGCGCTAATGTACACCTTTCAGTCGGCTAATGTCGCGTTGTGCTAATATTGAATcttaaaaaaggaaaaactaAGACGTGACGACCGTGAACAGAACACCTGCAAGGCGAGTGCTCACCTTTGCCCTTCGGTATTTTCAACTGGGAACAAACACAAAGCCAGAGGCTAGAGTGTTACTGACACTGAAAAACAGGCTGTCCTTGACATGTCGGTGAGCTAGCAAGTCAGCTAATCAACTGCCCCAGTAAACTTTGTATCTCTTGCCTACTCCCTGCTCTTCGTTAAACGAAAAGGCGGGCTCATTCATCTTTTAACAAGACAGTTTACCTCAAGATAAAGCCGGCCGGAGCATTCTAGATCACAGTGCCGCTGTCACAGCTTCCCAGCTCGCTCGTAATTTATCGGCTGTGTTATAAACTTCCAAACAAGCCACTTGTTAAATGGATAGGGACTCTACAAAGAATCTCCTTCCTATCACAGTCTTCATCAGGGTAAACTTAGCGCTGCTTTTTGAGAAGCATTCCGCTCAAAGTCAAATCCAAGGAAGCAGTTTACCAATAATATACCCCCAAAATACATCAATTGAACAGATTTGAGAAATCTGTCACATCCTAGTAATGAGAACATTACTAGTATGTGACGGTTGTTCTCTGGTGGAGCATAAAACAGAATAGGATATAATAaaactttcttcttcttccaggATGGAAACATTTCTTTGGAATCACCTCCATgaatgtttgcttgtgtgtttacGTAGAGAGCAAGTTCAGATCAAGGCTTCATGTTTGGGTGTTTCCTCTGAGGGGTGTGTATGCAATttgggatgacaggatgagcaTGAGTGCATGGGTTTATGCAAAGGCCTGCTTGTTGCTTaaaacctcctcttcctctatggTTTGTGGAGGATGTGctccagagaaaggggagaaaaGCAAAccgaaacagacagacacaccaggacacaagGCCCACAACCGAGAGCTGTCAATCACAGATTCAAGCACTTTTATTTGGTTTCCTACAAAAAATCAGTGAAAGTTGAAAAcagccctcacaaacacacacgcattttacacgacccccccccccccccctggctccCCCGAACAAAAGAAAGAATCAATTCGAAAGCTTTGACTTTCATATTCCTTTGGCCCTACTGTAGCCCTATTAACCTTGTCGTTCCAAACTAACGGACTCACtcgatctttctctccctctttgtctttaGCGTGCAGCCCGGGCACGTTCAAATCCAAGCAAGGTCTTGGCTTCTGCTCCCCGTGCCCTCCCAACAGCAGAGCCAGCTCCGGAGCCGCCAGCGCCTGTGCCTGCAGGAACGGCTACTACCGCTCCGACACCGACTCCATGGACTCGGCCTGCACCAGTAAGTGGAAACGCGTTTGTCTTTTCGAATCGAATCGGCCGCTCTTAAGGAACACCATTCGGAAGCTGTTTCGGTAGCGAATGGTACCGTCGCAGGTGTTGGTGTGCGTGCGTTCCGACGGTAGCTTTGTCGGGACGTTGACCATAGTGTTGGCCTCCACGAAGCAGAGATGATTCTGAAGCTTAGGTTGATGGAGGGATTTCACCAGCAATGCTCGACGGACGCTGAGTCGGGAGGTACATCAGAGACTGCTACTGCTAGGCCCTGAACACATTCCCACAGCACCGCCTCAACACATCAAACAGCACCCCCCTCCCAATGTTCTCAAAGTGCTATCTGAACACTCAGTCCACTTTCCCTGCATAGGCTATACAACCGCACGGTTGCCACACATttgcgacagagagagaaaaggaatttATATGGGTGAACACACCTCACTTAAGAGCAAAAAGCACACAGGAGCTTATCCGTTTGCCTTTGGAGGAACTGGAAGTCATCTTTGTTGTTGTAGCTGCCGGGTTTGTTTGATTCTCCCACAGAGTCAGTCGGAGATAAGGCTTGGTTAATTGGATAAGAATCATTCTGGCTCTGCCAATagactccccctccacacacacacacacacacacacacacacaaacagcagtaTCCTATGACACTCGGCAAACAAGGCCATTCCAGAACCAACTCTTGTTCTCCTTTTTTTTGTTGACAGATACAGGAACATGGGGAAGTTAGATTGAGGATTTTAGTTTTTGTAATAAACGCACAATAGACTAGAAATTTGGTGATTTCAACGAAGCAAAATGTCATCCGCTGTCTCAATAACCTAAACCATTaatccttgtgttatcttcgggtcattgtgacccgaaggcagcacaatggTTAAACAAGAAGGTAAACCGTCAACGTGGAATTTGATCAAAACCAAATTATTGATTGGAAAGCAACCTTGGCAACTTTACATCCAGGTTAAATTAACTTCCATTAACGTCGTAGTTATATCGGAACTGCTAAGTAGTTATACTTCATGACAGTATTACTGTGCAAATTATTACACAGGTGAAACTTGGTATCGGTTAGGTTGGGCTTTCAAGATGTAATTGTCTATTAATAtagatttttgttttgtgttttgagaACACAAACTTTAATTGTCCCTTTACATCTCCCACTCACCTTTTACACCTCTCCCCCATACTATGACTGCTTACACTTTTGTAGTAACCTAAACCACTTACAATTAATACTACACATTTGTGCCTACACTGTGCTACAGGTATTGCTATGTAGTAACATGGTTGTCAATATAACCATAATGTTTCGGCAACAAATGTTGCCGAACCTTTTCCGGAAAGCTCCACCATGCTCACTCTCAATCTGCCCCCTTTCCAGCCGTCCCCTCCGCCCCTCGAAACGTCATCTCCAACGTCAACGAGACCTCCCTGGTACTGGAGTGGAGCGAGCCGCGCGACTCGGGCGGCCGCGACGACGTCTTCTACAACGTTATCTGCAAGAAGTGCCAGCCCGAGCGCGGCGTGTGCTCGCGCTGCGACGACAACGTGGACATCGCCCCTCGCCACCTGGGCCTCACGCAGCGCCGCGTCGCCGTCAGGAACCTGCAGGCCCACACCCAGTACAGCTTCGAGATCCAGGCGGTCAACGGCGTGTCCACCCGGAGCCCGTACACGCCCCAGTTCTACGCCGTCAACATCACCACCAACCAGGCCGGTAAGGACTCCCCCGTGCACTCGCTTTCCGCGACGGGGTCACGGGGGGACAGTTGTCCGGGAAAGAGGCTCTCCAAGGCTTATGGAGAATGTGACAGGTACAAGTAGGATTACAGCGAGCCCCTTCTCCGAACCGTTTCCAAGGGGCGACTTCCCCGATGGATATGTGTAAACGAACCATCTGGCAAGGCCGGTGAAAGATAACGAACCTGCTCGTTCCTAGTCATAGCCTGAATCCATCCCCCATCCGTCCTATCGCACTCCCGAGCCAAGGAACCTCCAGACAATTTGTACCAGTACAGTACGTGcacgtaggtgtgtgtgtgttccgtgtACACATCCTTTGAGTGAGGATTTGCAAAGCTTTCGAGCAAAAAAAGATAGCATGAATGCTTTCAAGAGAGACAGacccttttttttttgcccccgcACGCCTACAGTGTTCTCCGCACACTGACGCATATAGCACAGGCGATGGGAGCACAACGATGTGTTGAACCTACAGTCTTCTGCCCACTGTTGCCGGcccaatgctctctctctctctctctctctctctctctctctctctgtctctctctctctcgctgcccACGACATTTACAGGAACAGTGTGGATCTAGGCCAGAACATCCTGTCTGAGACGGTATCGGCTGCGCGCTAGCTGAGCGATAGACGTGCGGGCCGTGTATACACGGTAAATGCGGGGAATGCAACCGCATTGTGCGCTTTGGTGGAAGTCGATTGGGTCGGCTACCGAACACGTTGCCGTGCGAAAATGACCGACTCGGAATTGCAGGAAACGCCCGTTGAGTTCAATTTCGGCTTCGTTTTCATAGGAAATCGGAGCAGTTCAGTGAGATGATGACGTTTATGTTCCTGTGCTGGACCAGTTATGCTTCACGAAGCTAGCGTCGCGGGTCTGTTCCTGGAGTTTGCGCCTCGGGGATTATCTCCCAGTGTTTCTCCGTGCTCTTGTGTTCCTCCTCTCCGTCCTTCTGTTCTTCCTTCCACAAGAGCGTCAGGAATGCCTCCTATTGGTGGATGACACCCAGTGAGGCCTCCATTGTTTTAACAGGGGCTCGGGCACCAGGGTGACAAGGACCCCCGTCCGCCCCCCAGTGTCCCAGGTCAGGGAGGGTCGGAGGGGGTGGTGAGATTATCCTCCCCGCTAGCTGCGATACCCCCGCTGGACTCCTCCCCCATGCATACACATTCACCTTTTAAGAACCAAAATAAATACCGGGGGCGATAAGCCCTGGAGGACTGGCCCTGTGGTTCCTCCAGTGTCTCAGCTGGAAGAAGGCCCCTTAATCCCCAGGCTAGAGTGACCGGGGGATCTGCCCAGGAGGCATTGtctcctgggggagagaggggtctgGGAGGGTTGGGTGGCTTGTGGTGGCGATGGCGATGGGGGAGTTTGGGAGggcaaagaaaaagaaatgtcTGGAGGGTTGGAGACAAAGACAAGAGGCGGAGTGATGGGGAAAAAAGTACAAGGAAAAGGATCAAAGAACCGGACCTAGGGATTAAAAAGCTTTTAACAAAGAGTTTTGGAAagaaagagggcgagagagagagagaaagagagacagagagagagagagaaagagagacagagagagagagcaggagagacagactcaGATGGCAAGGAGGGAGaaaatgagtgagtgagggatgtTGTTGGGTGAAACGGAGAGATAGCGATACCTAAACGCGAGGGATGAAACTCGAGATGTTAAGAGTGAAAAGGGTGGGAAAATGGAAGTAAGTAAGTTCTATCGAGGGAACGAAAGGCCAATAAAAGGTAgaaatgagagggaggagatgtgaGGTGCAGGGGGACAGACTTCTTGGCATAATAGTGAGAATATTTCAGAAAGAAAGTCATGCGGGCGGGTGTGATGTAGGataatgtgtgcgtgcatgtgtgtgtgtgtgtgtttggttgtgattacatgaacgtgtgtgtgtgtaaccaagGGGAGGTGGGCTGGATCTTCCAGATAATAAGCTGCCGGTTTCGTGGCGTGATTTCCTTGTCGCAGAGGAATTACAAATCTCTTGTGTCCCAGAGGAGTTGGCTAGGGGACGATTCTAGGGAATGGTGCTGCATACCAAACACCAACTTTAGCCTCCCAGTTCAACTCACAAAACCTCACAAAGCTTCAATGCAGGTCTTAGACTTTGGGGTTTTAGGCCTGTGTGCCTGGACAAAAGCGAGTagaactcagaaacacacagatagTGAATGAAACAAATTCTTCCCTCtgtaaccccgccccccccccaagctcccTCTGCAGTGCCCACGGTCCACCTGATGGGGGCAACAGCGAACACCATGAGCCTTTCCTGGCTGCCCCCGGAGAAACCCAACGGAATCATTCTGGATTACGAGATTAAGTACCATGAGAAGGTAAGCAGCAATGTAAGTCAACGGTTCTAATTCCATCCCTTTTCACGAGAATTCAGAGCGCCCCATACCCCATAGGAAATCAAGTCACTGAACAGCAAAATGCAACTAATCGTAACCAAACAAGACCAAACGAGGGCACTGAATCAAATCCCTTCCTTCCGTCTTACGTTTCCCCTCGtcttcctcttgtcctctccgtcgtcccttcatctccccttctttctttctttctttctttccttctttcttttctttttgtcttcccTTCCTTTGGATCCTCTGTTGGATCTgtccaatccccccccctccccctctctcgtttCAAAGTTTCTGTGTTAGTGGCCGGTGCCATAAACCAAGCAGGGGGCCAGAAAGCTATGGATTTGCCTCAGGGAAGGAACAAAGACTCCTTGTATCAGCTctatttgttgtttgttgttctctctctctctctatctatctctctctctcacacacactctctttccctctaatTCTCTCTCGTTCGTATTAAACCCGAGCATGCTCACTGGCTGTTCACTGAGATTGGCTGGCCGCGTCGCCCCAGAGCTGTTGTTGAAAAaggcagatgagagagagagagagagacagagagagagagagagagagagagagagagagcgagagcggatGAATACCAAAGGGCGGAACGACGCGCGCGAGAAGGGCATCGCGCGTCGTTCCCCTCCCGCTCCTCCGCTTCAGCCGGGTCCGCTTTGCTGAGCGTTGTCTCTCTCGCCCCCGGCAGGACCAAGCCGAGGCCATCGCTCACACCATGACGGCCCAGCGCAGCTCGGCCCGCGTCGAGGGCCTGAAGCAGAGCACGCCGTACGTGGTGCAGGTGCGGGCGCGCACAGTGGCCGGCTACGGACGCTACAGCAGCCCCGCCGATTTCAGCACCAACCAAAACAGTACGTTTTCTAAAACGGCCGTAGGTATGTGTGGAGCACATCCCGATACCGAACACATGTGCTGTATGTATACACATCTTTTCATTCCTACATTCTACCAATCTCTATTCTAGTACTCTGTAGTGTGGTGTTTTAGAGAAGTAATGCAAAATGATTCGGAGAAGCGATACAGTTGGTTGTTAGTTTAGCTGTTTTAGAGGGGAAGATATCTGTCCTTATTTAAATAACTTTACAACTTCCCAATCAGCTAGACTAAAGTTAGTATCATAAAATGTAACCGTTCAACTGACGAACATCGTCAGTTGAACGGTATCGTAAAGATATTTCACATTTTCTTTGATATGAGTTAGGAGCACGTAGGCACAAACTAGtggattacatttagtcatttagcagacgctcttatccagagcttatTACATAAGCATATGATTCTTTAAATCAGATTATTCTTGTGGCATGACATCATTCCTGGAGCTATGCACTCTTGTGGGTGTCTTAATGTGCTGGCGACAGGTTCtttgcataacctgcttctcACTACTACGCCACTAACCTTTGATCCTCTGACCTGACCCCACAGCTGACCCAGATAAGTCGCTTCAAGAGCAACTTCCTCTCATCGTGGGGTCGGCCACTGCCGGCTTCGTCTTCATCATCGCTGTTGTCGTGATAGCCATCGTCTGCCTCAGGTGAGAACAGAAGAGAGTAGAAATGCTAAAACATACCAACGGGGGCACACTACCGTGTTTTGATGTGCACGCGCGGTCGTGGGCGATGGCAAGAAGTTCACACCGACCCATCCGCCTCATGCACAGTTCTGACATTCGTTTCGGGTTAAGAGAGGACGGTTTCAAAATGTCATTTTTGGGCTTCAAATGTCCCTCAAGTCAGCACGAGCCCCAAAACCCCTTAAatgtaccccccccacacacacacacccacctacgCCTCCCGCCCCCCTGTCAGGTTTGGCAGTTGGAGATTAGCCTCCTTGGATGTGAAAATGGCAGCTAGCTAGCGAAACAAGCTAATAAGCTCAGTGGACTCGGCACGAGGGCCAGCTGCCCAGACTGATAGCCCTGATAGCGTGGCTCAGCCTTCCTGGGTGTCCCCGCCA is a genomic window of Osmerus mordax isolate fOsmMor3 chromosome 26, fOsmMor3.pri, whole genome shotgun sequence containing:
- the LOC136936335 gene encoding ephrin type-B receptor 3-like isoform X2 — its product is MTMDYFLVLCSLMLPMVSAVEETLMDTKWATTELAWTAHPETGWEEVSGYDDAMNPIRTYQVCNVREINQNNWLRSDFVPRKDVLRVYVEMKFTVRDCNSIPNIPGSCKETFNLFYYESDSDSATETSPFWMENPYVKVDTIAPDESFSMLESGRVNTKVRSFGPLSKAGFYLAFQDLGACMSLISVRVFYKKCSTTIANFAVFPETATGAEATSLVIAPGTCVSNALEVSVPLKLYCNGDGEWMVPVGSCTCASGFEPAMKDTQCQACSPGTFKSKQGLGFCSPCPPNSRASSGAASACACRNGYYRSDTDSMDSACTTVPSAPRNVISNVNETSLVLEWSEPRDSGGRDDVFYNVICKKCQPERGVCSRCDDNVDIAPRHLGLTQRRVAVRNLQAHTQYSFEIQAVNGVSTRSPYTPQFYAVNITTNQAAPSAVPTVHLMGATANTMSLSWLPPEKPNGIILDYEIKYHEKDQAEAIAHTMTAQRSSARVEGLKQSTPYVVQVRARTVAGYGRYSSPADFSTNQNTDPDKSLQEQLPLIVGSATAGFVFIIAVVVIAIVCLRKQRNGSESEYTEKLQQYKSPIVTPGMKVYIDPFTYEDPNEAVREFAKEIDISCVKIEEVIGAGNQQKLLSYRGKNASHLQAIPLEDFTPSGEFGEVCRGRLKLPGRREIIVAIKTLKVGYTDRQRRDFLSEASIMGQFDHPNIIRLEGVVTKSRPVMIVTEFMENGALDSFLRLNDGQFTVIQLVGMLRGIAAGMKYLSDMNYVHRDLAARNILVNSNLVCKVSDFGLSRFLEDDPADPTYTSSLGGKIPIRWTAPEAIAYRKFTSASDVWSYGIVMWEVMSYGERPYWDMSNQDVINAVEQDYRLPPPMDCPTALHQLMLDCWVKERNLRPKFSQIVATLDKLIRNAASLKVVTSSAQSGVSQPLLDRCVPDYTTFTTVGDWLDAIKMSRYRDNFLNAGFASFDLVAQMTAEDLLRIGVTLAGHQKKILGSIQDMRLQMNQTLPVQV
- the LOC136936335 gene encoding ephrin type-B receptor 3-like isoform X6; the protein is MTMDYFLVLCSLMLPMVSAVEETLMDTKWATTELAWTAHPETGWEEVSGYDDAMNPIRTYQVCNVREINQNNWLRSDFVPRKDVLRVYVEMKFTVRDCNSIPNIPGSCKETFNLFYYESDSDSATETSPFWMENPYVKVDTIAPDESFSMLESGRVNTKVRSFGPLSKAGFYLAFQDLGACMSLISVRVFYKKCSTTIANFAVFPETATGAEATSLVIAPGTCVSNALEVSVPLKLYCNGDGEWMVPVGSCTCASGFEPAMKDTQCQACSPGTFKSKQGLGFCSPCPPNSRASSGAASACACRNGYYRSDTDSMDSACTTVPSAPRNVISNVNETSLVLEWSEPRDSGGRDDVFYNVICKKCQPERGVCSRCDDNVDIAPRHLGLTQRRVAVRNLQAHTQYSFEIQAVNGVSTRSPYTPQFYAVNITTNQAAPSAVPTVHLMGATANTMSLSWLPPEKPNGIILDYEIKYHEKDQAEAIAHTMTAQRSSARVEGLKQSTPYVVQVRARTVAGYGRYSSPADFSTNQNTDPDKSLQEQLPLIVGSATAGFVFIIAVVVIAIVCLRKQRNGSESEYTEKLQQYKSPIVTPGMKVYIDPFTYEDPNEAVREFAKEIDISCVKIEEVIGAGEFGEVCRGRLKLPGRREIIVAIKTLKVGYTDRQRRDFLSEASIMGQFDHPNIIRLEGVVTKSRPVMIVTEFMENGALDSFLRLNDGQFTVIQLVGMLRGIAAGMKYLSDMNYVHRDLAARNILVNSNLVCKVSDFGLSRFLEDDPADPTYTSSLGGKIPIRWTAPEAIAYRKFTSASDVWSYGIVMWEVMSYGERPYWDMSNQDVINAVEQDYRLPPPMDCPTALHQLMLDCWVKERNLRPKFSQIVATLDKLIRNAASLKVVTSSAQSGVSQPLLDRCVPDYTTFTTVGDWLDAIKMSRYRDNFLNAGFASFDLVAQMTAEDLLRIGVTLAGHQKKILGSIQDMRLQMNQTLPVQV
- the LOC136936335 gene encoding ephrin type-B receptor 3-like isoform X4, whose translation is MTMDYFLVLCSLMLPMVSAVEETLMDTKWATTELAWTAHPETGWEEVSGYDDAMNPIRTYQVCNVREINQNNWLRSDFVPRKDVLRVYVEMKFTVRDCNSIPNIPGSCKETFNLFYYESDSDSATETSPFWMENPYVKVDTIAPDESFSMLESGRVNTKVRSFGPLSKAGFYLAFQDLGACMSLISVRVFYKKCSTTIANFAVFPETATGAEATSLVIAPGTCVSNALEVSVPLKLYCNGDGEWMVPVGSCTCASGFEPAMKDTQCQACSPGTFKSKQGLGFCSPCPPNSRASSGAASACACRNGYYRSDTDSMDSACTTVPSAPRNVISNVNETSLVLEWSEPRDSGGRDDVFYNVICKKCQPERGVCSRCDDNVDIAPRHLGLTQRRVAVRNLQAHTQYSFEIQAVNGVSTRSPYTPQFYAVNITTNQAAPSAVPTVHLMGATANTMSLSWLPPEKPNGIILDYEIKYHEKVSSNDQAEAIAHTMTAQRSSARVEGLKQSTPYVVQVRARTVAGYGRYSSPADFSTNQNSTFSKTAVGMCGAHPDTEHMCSDPDKSLQEQLPLIVGSATAGFVFIIAVVVIAIVCLRKQRNGSESEYTEKLQQYITPGMKVYIDPFTYEDPNEAVREFAKEIDISCVKIEEVIGAGEFGEVCRGRLKLPGRREIIVAIKTLKVGYTDRQRRDFLSEASIMGQFDHPNIIRLEGVVTKSRPVMIVTEFMENGALDSFLRLNDGQFTVIQLVGMLRGIAAGMKYLSDMNYVHRDLAARNILVNSNLVCKVSDFGLSRFLEDDPADPTYTSSLGGKIPIRWTAPEAIAYRKFTSASDVWSYGIVMWEVMSYGERPYWDMSNQDVINAVEQDYRLPPPMDCPTALHQLMLDCWVKERNLRPKFSQIVATLDKLIRNAASLKVVTSSAQSGVSQPLLDRCVPDYTTFTTVGDWLDAIKMSRYRDNFLNAGFASFDLVAQMTAEDLLRIGVTLAGHQKKILGSIQDMRLQMNQTLPVQV
- the LOC136936335 gene encoding ephrin type-B receptor 3-like isoform X3, giving the protein MTMDYFLVLCSLMLPMVSAVEETLMDTKWATTELAWTAHPETGWEEVSGYDDAMNPIRTYQVCNVREINQNNWLRSDFVPRKDVLRVYVEMKFTVRDCNSIPNIPGSCKETFNLFYYESDSDSATETSPFWMENPYVKVDTIAPDESFSMLESGRVNTKVRSFGPLSKAGFYLAFQDLGACMSLISVRVFYKKCSTTIANFAVFPETATGAEATSLVIAPGTCVSNALEVSVPLKLYCNGDGEWMVPVGSCTCASGFEPAMKDTQCQACSPGTFKSKQGLGFCSPCPPNSRASSGAASACACRNGYYRSDTDSMDSACTTVPSAPRNVISNVNETSLVLEWSEPRDSGGRDDVFYNVICKKCQPERGVCSRCDDNVDIAPRHLGLTQRRVAVRNLQAHTQYSFEIQAVNGVSTRSPYTPQFYAVNITTNQAAPSAVPTVHLMGATANTMSLSWLPPEKPNGIILDYEIKYHEKVSSNDQAEAIAHTMTAQRSSARVEGLKQSTPYVVQVRARTVAGYGRYSSPADFSTNQNSTFSKTAVGMCGAHPDTEHMCSDPDKSLQEQLPLIVGSATAGFVFIIAVVVIAIVCLRKQRNGSESEYTEKLQQYKSPIVTPGMKVYIDPFTYEDPNEAVREFAKEIDISCVKIEEVIGAGEFGEVCRGRLKLPGRREIIVAIKTLKVGYTDRQRRDFLSEASIMGQFDHPNIIRLEGVVTKSRPVMIVTEFMENGALDSFLRLNDGQFTVIQLVGMLRGIAAGMKYLSDMNYVHRDLAARNILVNSNLVCKVSDFGLSRFLEDDPADPTYTSSLGGKIPIRWTAPEAIAYRKFTSASDVWSYGIVMWEVMSYGERPYWDMSNQDVINAVEQDYRLPPPMDCPTALHQLMLDCWVKERNLRPKFSQIVATLDKLIRNAASLKVVTSSAQSGVSQPLLDRCVPDYTTFTTVGDWLDAIKMSRYRDNFLNAGFASFDLVAQMTAEDLLRIGVTLAGHQKKILGSIQDMRLQMNQTLPVQV
- the LOC136936335 gene encoding ephrin type-B receptor 3-like isoform X11, encoding MTMDYFLVLCSLMLPMVSAVEETLMDTKWATTELAWTAHPETGWEEVSGYDDAMNPIRTYQVCNVREINQNNWLRSDFVPRKDVLRVYVEMKFTVRDCNSIPNIPGSCKETFNLFYYESDSDSATETSPFWMENPYVKVDTIAPDESFSMLESGRVNTKVRSFGPLSKAGFYLAFQDLGACMSLISVRVFYKKCSTTIANFAVFPETATGAEATSLVIAPGTCVSNALEVSVPLKLYCNGDGEWMVPVGSCTCASGFEPAMKDTQCQACSPGTFKSKQGLGFCSPCPPNSRASSGAASACACRNGYYRSDTDSMDSACTTVPSAPRNVISNVNETSLVLEWSEPRDSGGRDDVFYNVICKKCQPERGVCSRCDDNVDIAPRHLGLTQRRVAVRNLQAHTQYSFEIQAVNGVSTRSPYTPQFYAVNITTNQAAPSAVPTVHLMGATANTMSLSWLPPEKPNGIILDYEIKYHEKVSSNDQAEAIAHTMTAQRSSARVEGLKQSTPYVVQVRARTVAGYGRYSSPADFSTNQNSTFSKTAVGMCGAHPDTEHMCSDPDKSLQEQLPLIVGSATAGFVFIIAVVVIAIVCLRKQRNGSESEYTEKLQQYITPGMKVYIDPFTYEDPNEAVREFAKEIDISCVKIEEVIGAGEFGEVCRGRLKLPGRREIIVAIKTLKVGYTDRQRRDFLSEASIMGQFDHPNIIRLEGVVTKSRPVMIVTEFMENGALDSFLRLNDGQFTVIQLVGMLRGIAAGMKYLSDMNYVHRDLAARNILVNSNLVCKVSDFGLSRFLEDDPADPTYTSSLGGKIPIRWTAPEAIAYRKFTSASDVWSYGIVMWEVMSYGERPYWDMSNQDVINAVEQDYRLPPPMDCPTALHQLMLDCWVKERNLRPKFSQIVATLDKLIRNAASLKVVTSSAQSGDLLRIGVTLAGHQKKILGSIQDMRLQMNQTLPVQV